The stretch of DNA GTCATAATTGGGTTTGTGGGGCTTTGGTAATGTGCTTGCAAATTCGATGATTATTCCATTTGCCGTTTTGCTAAGGATATAAATTCATTTAATATTTCTTTTCTCGTTTTTAAAAATAAATTTGCAAGGTCGATACAATTAATAAATATCATACCAACCTTTTCCTCTTTAGCATTAAGAGTTAAATTTTTCCTTAATTGTTCGTGAATAGAATGGGCTGAAAATATTCCTATTGTCTTCTTTTTTGGATTTTCACTTTTAAATTTAGCAATATGGTCTGGAACAGAAGATGCTTCTGAACTATTCCATTGTGCTCTATTGCCTTTGTACGTAGTTAATTCTAGTACAAACTGAAAATTATCAATCTCGAAAACTAAGTCAGGATTCCCATTCTTTCCTCCTGGAGCAGGTTTAGCAATACAATATTCTGTAATATCTTCTTTTCCAAACCAAAAAACTTCATCTATTTTTTTTGAATCTTTTGCTAATGACAATAATTCATTGAAAAGAGCTTCCAATCTCCCACCTTTAAAAACACTATGAAAATAATTTTTGCCAATTACTTTTTGAAGGGTTTTTAGTTTTAAAGAATATTCTTTATCAAAGCCATTATTTTTATTAGAGAAAAAATCTAAAATTTTATCGCTGACACTTGCAAGAGAATTAGGTTTTGTTTTATTGTCAGCTTTTAGATTTATCAAGCTTAATCTCTTTTTTTCAGTGAAAGAAATATTTGATGAAAAGGCAATTTTAGAAGAATTAAAATCAAAAAATGTTACCTTGTATTCTTCATTTCTGAAAACTGGAAAAGAAAAGGATTTATCAAAAATTAATCCATTTGCACGAAGTTGTCCTTTCTGCTCAATAGTAACAAGGAATTGCTCTTTGGTGTTTATTTTAATTGTAACATTAAATGGTGGGAAAAGTCTTTTCGGATTAGAAAAATACTCTTTCCACAAAAACCAATCATTATCAAAATTATATATTTCTGCATTCTCGAATTGCTTCAATATATTTGTTACAATTGCTTTATCAACTAATCTAATCGCTGATAGTATATTTGATTTTTTTTTATTTACTGTTACTTTAATACGTTGGCATAGTCCAGTTGAAAAACACAAATACATATAATATCCTGCTGAAGGAGCTTTAACTAAAGTTAAATTACCTTCGGGCGTCTTTCGATATGCATTTATTTCACTTGTCCTCTTTGTAAAACTTAAACTCCTAAAGTTTTTTATTCTTTCCAAAAGAACGGGGAATTCTTCTTCAGATTTTGTGTGAAAAATAATATATGCAAGTTCTTCAATATCTAAATATTCCAATTTTAGTAATAATTTTAAAGTCATCCTAAAAGGGAAAACTAAAATATTATCGCAGTCATTCTTGATAATAGGATTAGTTATTATTAATTTAGACATCTGCTTTTGAATTACTTCAGATGTTTCGATTAATTCTTTTGCTTTTTCATAGTCGCTCAGAGTTTTAAGTTTAGGAATTTTATCTAAGGGGTGATTTTTAATCAGTTCGTAACCCACATCAGTTACTAGAATTTTTGATGGTGTTGATGATTCATCTATAAAAACAAATCCTAAATATTTTGGAAGATTAGCCAAAAGAGTTCTTACTGATTGATGTGATAATTTCCCAGTGGAAGTCAGACCAGCCTTAATCAATTCACTTGCCATACTTTCCTGCTTTCCACTCGACCAAGTTTTGTTTAAAAACTTATCTAATGCTAGCATATTTACCATAAATACCGTTTGATGCACATTTCCTCTTTTAGGAATATGCCATAATTCTTTTGTTCTGTCGATTTTGGCCATTGTTTGTTAAATCTTTTTTAAATCAATAATCCAATCATATTTTATAAATCCTCCTCTATTAGATCTGGGGATTCTTAAGTATCTGTTTTTTATAATGTATGCGAACATATTTTCTAATTCATATCCATTATCCTCAGCAATTTCAATTAATATTTCATGTGTAGGTACTTCGATTTTTCGGATAATACTATCTCCAACAACAATTATATAATGGGCATCTGATTTCAGTAATTTTCTGACACTTCTCATATTTTCTTGCATATCCATAAAATATTTAAATACAACATGGGCACGTTTTTTATCAATCTTGTATATGATATTTAATATTTTATCAAGTTTTTGTATTCCCATTTTACTTAATGCTTTTTTATATTCAGTTGAAGAAATGCTTTCAGTTCCAATTTGTTTCTTTTTTATCTCAGTAATAAATTCGTCTCCATAAAAATCTAGCCAGACATTCTCCAAACGTAATGACCTAACGTAATCAAAAGCATTTATATAAGGAGGTGATGTTACAGCTAAATCCACTTTGTTTTCATATTGAGAATTGTTGATATCTCTAGCATCTTCAGAAATTATTTTTGCTGTACCAAGGTTTTTGTAATCATTTAATTCAAATACTTTTAAATAATTTAATACTGATTTAATAAATAATTCTTTTACTGAATACTCTTTCTTTTTATATTTTGAAGAAACATAAGGCTTTGGTGATTGTTCATCTGCATTTGAAACTTTCTTAATAATTGAAGCAAAGGTAACAAGAAGAAAATTCCTAACACTATTGTTTTTTTCTCTATCTATATTGTATTTTAAAATACTTAAATATCTGATATTAGATTGACTAAACCAATGATCAATATTATGTATGTCAGGTAATTTAATTGATGATTCGATTGAATTATTAAATAGGTTCTTTACATTACGTTTAATATATTCTATTTCGTTCTTTTTAAGATGTTTTGTTTTTGTGATACAAAGTAATTGACTTAATTTATCGAAGTCTACGCCTAAAGCATTTCTGCCCATTAATACGGATTCTACTAGCGTAGTGCCTGATCCAGCAAAACAATCTAGTACTGTATCATTTATATTAGTATACTTTTCTATTGCCCAATTAGGTATATGTGGAATAAATTTGCATGGATATTTAAAGAAAGAATGTGTGTAATAACTGACATTTCTTGAGGTTATTTCAAGAATTGAGTTTTTCTTTACATTGGTTGGTATATTTTCGACTTGTATTAAATTGGTTTTCATTTCTTTAAAATAACTAAGCTTTCTCTAACAAATTCTATAAGATTACCTATTTTTTTATATTGCTGTGAACTAGTTTCATTTTTTCTTGCAATAATTATTTCTTGTACTTCAAACCCAATATTTTTGCTAATCTCTGCTAAAATTATATCAGTTGGAACAGCTAAGCCACCATATGATGAGTTGCCTACAACAATAACACAATATCCGCCTTGAATAGTATTATTGTAAATATTCTTTAATATCTGTTCCATTTCATTAAAATATGCGTTAAGCATTTTAGGTATTTTTTTATCCCATAATTTTATTTGACTCAAATAATCTAAAATTGGTATTAATAACCTCGAACTTTTTAAGATAGGTTGATTTTTGTTAAGATTTGCACTTAAATTAGAAGTTAGAGCAGCTTTTCTATGTTCACGAAGTTCTTTGTAAGATTTTACAAACTCTCCAATCCAAAGTTCAATTTTATAAACCTCATAATAATCAAAGCAATTTGCATAGGGGGGAGAAAAGATGGAAATGTCAATTTCATTAATATCATATTGATTCATATTAAGACAATCGTCATTAATTATTTTCTGTTCATTGCTTTGGTTTATCTTTTTTATATCACTTATTACATCATTTAGTTTTAATTCAAAAGCTGAAAAAACATCTGAAAATAAATATTTTCTTTTTTTCTTTAATCCATTTCCTGCTTTTCTGTAATAAGACACATCTTGCAATACACATAGTAAGGATGAAAATAAAATGTTTTTTACTTTCTGATTACGCTCTTTTTCTATTTCATTTTTTATTAATTCAATCTTTTCAAGATTTTCACGGTCAAAGAGTTTGTGAATTATTGATAATTCGTATTTGTCATAAATATTTTCAATAGGTCTGTATTTTGGTGTTTTAAATGATTCGGCATCAGTTAATTCATTATTTGTATATGATTGAATTTTTGTATTTGCTAGATAGCTGCTGAATGGATTTATTTCTATACCTGTAGCTTTTATCCCTAGTTCTTTTGCTGCGACTAACGAAGTTCCTGATCCCGCAAAGGGATCAAATAGATGGGTGCTACTATTTAAATTTAAATAATTTAAAACTTTCTTGATTAAAATAGGTGAGTAACCTTCTTGGTAATAAAACCACCTATGAATCGGTAAGTTTTTCGTTCTTGAGAAATTTACTAAATATTGATAAGATTTGTCAAAACGAGTTTTAAAATACTTATCAAACTTTTTATATTCATCATAGAAAAAATCTTTTTTATAATCGTCTAAAGTTTTAAGTTTTGGATAAAATAATGATAATTGCTCATTTACCTCATTTAACTCTTCCTCTATAAAATACGTTTTAATCATTATTTATTTTTTTTAGATAATTTATTTTTTGTTCAGATACTTTTAAAATATCCTCGGTAAAACCATCATTATATATCTCCTTAGCTATCATATCACTGTAATAACTAATTAACAATTCCTTACTATTCGCTTTTAGAATCTTTGCAAGTTTATTAATTAGTTCTTTTGGAGCTTTACGTTCATTTCTTTCAATCTTACCTAATGTTGATGGATCAATATCAAGATATGCAGCTACTTTTCTTAAAGGTAAATCTAAGTCTATCCTTAATTTTCTAATATAATCTCCAAATGATTTTAACTGATTATTTATCATTTGCTTATGTTATTATAATTACCTCAAAAGTAAAGACAATAATCAAAAGGACATAATTTGTCCAGAATATTTTATCAACAAGCGCTGTTGATAAAATTACACTCTTTTGCAAGTTTTGGACTTAGGGTTGGCATTGTGGGACTTGCTAATGTGTGTAATGAGGGCTGGCATTTCAAAATTTTTGCGAGTTTGGGAAAAATTAAAACACATTCAGGTTGGTAATGAGTGTCGGGA from Bacteroidales bacterium encodes:
- a CDS encoding helix-turn-helix transcriptional regulator; this encodes MINNQLKSFGDYIRKLRIDLDLPLRKVAAYLDIDPSTLGKIERNERKAPKELINKLAKILKANSKELLISYYSDMIAKEIYNDGFTEDILKVSEQKINYLKKINND